ATGAAGGAGTTAGTGGCTGAAATAGGGAAGCGGTTTGAGTTTCACAGGGCCACATTCAATAAAGAGAGTGTGGAAGAAGTGAGCGCTGCATTGGAGGAACTTTATAGCCTGTTTGGTGCGGAGCCGGTGGCGAAGCGTGAGATGCATGATGGATCCTCTCCAATTATTCCTAAGGCTGCCAGCTGGGAAGATCAGCATGATGAACTATGGGCAATGTTGGTGCCATCCAGCGGTCCGGCAGCCACTGTGCAGGGAGAGGTGATCCGGATATCAGGAAAGATTTCAAGGGAGTTGCAGGGGAATGGTGGCATTAACTGGGATGATGATTTCAAGAAGATGGCGGATGCATTTCTTACATTTGTAGGTACAGGGAATGCGGTATCATATGATGAAACGGAAAAGATCGTGAAAGAGGTAAAACGTAAATCGGGTGATACTGACAGGATGCTTGAAATTGCAGTGAAGTGGGTGGTGGAGAATCCTATGCCGGTAAAACTTCCAGTTGTTGAATACAAAAGATAGATATGTTCTCATTTTTTAAGAAAAGTAAAGTAAGTATTCAATCTGCCAGGATCCCTGATTTTGGTTGGAAGAAGATCAGAGAGGACTTTTTATCGCAGGTGAGACACTATGTTAACCTGATTGAAAATGAGGTGCAATGGGGTACGGAAATTGATAAATTGGAACATTTTGAAAGATAAATCAAATGGCTATGATAATATAGCCGAATTATATTCCCGACACAGGGGGGCCACTGGCTCGGCTACAGTCAGGGCCTGGGCGCAGTCTTTTGCCAAAGGCGCAGTAATACTTGATTTGGGATGCGGCACTGGCATTCCGGTTACGAAAATATTGCTGGAAGCGGGGTTGAAGGTGTATGCAGTAGATGCATCTGCAAAAATGGTAGCGGCTTTTCAGGATAACTTTCCGGATGTACCTGTGGAATGCGAGTCGGTAGAGGAGTCTAAGTTTTTAAATTTTAAGTATGATGGCATTATCGCTATTGGCGTAATATTTTTATTGGATGAAGAAGTACAACGATCACTTATTGCCAGGATGGCCGCAGCGTTAAATGCTAATGGAAAGTTATTGTTTACCGCCCCTTTGCAAAAGGTAGCCTGGCAGGATGTAATGACCGCACAAACCTCAAGGTCTTTAGGTGCAGAAGAATACAAAAAACTGTTGCAGGCAGCTGGTTTATCCCGTGTGGAAGAATTTGAAGATGAGGGCGGAAATCATTATTTTAGTGGTATATGAAAATTGATAACCCAGCCT
This Chitinophaga sancti DNA region includes the following protein-coding sequences:
- a CDS encoding ankyrin repeat domain-containing protein; translation: MAKKRKTLPKEFEDLLKSGDVQALKDVFTKCEIDARGSFYKHTALAFDHCPHELAQWLVEQGADLQATDTWGNTPLHRRSRSRSGNISSLLELGADVNMASNYGGTPLHAAAEAHNPENTALLLAHGAKVDIINIYGLTPLESALKTCSNIEIVKTLAIAKLYRDAGVAFTAKMKELVAEIGKRFEFHRATFNKESVEEVSAALEELYSLFGAEPVAKREMHDGSSPIIPKAASWEDQHDELWAMLVPSSGPAATVQGEVIRISGKISRELQGNGGINWDDDFKKMADAFLTFVGTGNAVSYDETEKIVKEVKRKSGDTDRMLEIAVKWVVENPMPVKLPVVEYKR
- a CDS encoding class I SAM-dependent methyltransferase — encoded protein: MKDKSNGYDNIAELYSRHRGATGSATVRAWAQSFAKGAVILDLGCGTGIPVTKILLEAGLKVYAVDASAKMVAAFQDNFPDVPVECESVEESKFLNFKYDGIIAIGVIFLLDEEVQRSLIARMAAALNANGKLLFTAPLQKVAWQDVMTAQTSRSLGAEEYKKLLQAAGLSRVEEFEDEGGNHYFSGI